From the genome of Plasmodium malariae genome assembly, chromosome: 9, one region includes:
- the PmUG01_09040800 gene encoding conserved Plasmodium protein, unknown function: protein MKHIENYPYDENGKAQYIINSKKKNVSANSSNSNTIHENCSNGKNNKSNIFRDNGKRKNKNVLVGSALIADNQNERRNVINEKSKMENNTINGESTPYMQKNNLINEEENEPISRQLSLEGPHKYSSTISSSSSSNSNSNSNSNSNSNSNSNSNSNSNSNSNSNSSSNSSSNSSSNSSSNSNIGLNVLHNEKLNEVEKRADVCELTILRNHENLSEYTTINVNGGLYNMNADHSNNLMLNHILKKSNGIIHKKKKFISDVNVLNNEDEEYMSCTNISEHSNISKNSVNANLDRKKSEMDYSTPRILNTPNNSNIKRMQKIQVDENKDSGKDNFFELTRKIYEEIPKCHFGPEKINEKWSDRRNHNAFNSGCTQNRGKKKSTTDSGSNRSGSNGSSRGSIGNSSGSGSRVNYSIKRNAKNMLISNTEDIIMCVDNDVAGKGSLGVVNNEVGSTQKNKCGLSGSENANKNEKYYLNHDAEAKNSITNNTNNDYLFATTNNFSDAMNIYICSNNSITTYNSNVNFNGNASDAPYENMQTFYREEEPLSSYSRDRINNPSESVYNSTSNINDKSKDINYPNLSRDKTTRTPLPIWQMNSEYNNKFNDIKCNNFQSFSSSNTFKKCKSDLLQVGNLHVPNQCNVQYSDNMRTQINQNNSREMETQKMNDHIETKTDRERYYISKHNCSNSTKIRRLKEFENLLFELNGMKTNLSIHNDVYKKYMNDVFKNDNFVINTSMVRSNEDKIVDTTLERTNEENNVNGGINKAGNNYAKCEYDWVQNFLHDDTNSTEDMNKKKNFRKNSNNAYEVNCTNDAKDADNINQENSKICSPNFSGILKGNSVIDTNEKKDMKNKKKNNTTNGEGVTLTKLENQDNINYMNKVINKYIKHSNDFNNMNSMKNISVHVHNSEGVIIGLLDDKIDAVSVKNHVNNHYNGEHIFNVNENCNSYDSSNNCYNNNTPSYVKNENKESKKNDKSEKTNSSTRIEGEKTPFHYHEEWMKLVKREKTKSATNHQIIYRNEYYNSSEGNDKNNYMGYDKKGSYSFFLHDEEKKKASLNYDYNSPTLECKWSGSLQETKKRNNDWKKTSADIGPKTNKELGPQISAELDPQTSAELDPQTSAELSLKTSAELSLKTNADICPNNGDNNDDNYNSLTGIYGNNYITTENKHDKGDLIDFSSGNNLTKGEDTRIAGELVRTKNRENCGNCSNYSNFSNYLNCSNFSNYLNCSNCSNCSNCSNCPNCSNCSNCSNCPNCSNCPNCSNCSNCSNCPNCSNCPNCSNCSNCSNCSSYSKYSRYSNYSNCLFTNYGGTHIMLEQQCNDKKYIRNDLYPVNISFEKNKKEKSTPSSEVTYYSTNNSSNNSNATTATTSTTATTSTNSPTTTNAPTITNAPTTTNAPTTTNAPTTTNAPTTTNAPTITNAPTITNAPTITNAPTTTTAITTSTSNNNCNRMDVGKIMCKNENSNFYINGNYNNNEEGHGKNAGSATKWTHNINTLGGGVNFSKCNELQNDEIHFKKKRSEERISKNIGDQLSSSINSDSELNVCARGDNMEFFDNSNGNNSGSISTTGIFGSSNNRNRSSNINRNSSSNGNSNGSNNDSSNGSNNDSIIRNNDSNNDRNNDSNNDRNNDSNNDRNNDSNNDSNNDRNNDSSNSALGAYNTNGERTYLCTNFNKYNTTDGGNGASHENNTFNQREIDNNSNDVKNNAKYSFGDGSSINGVYNAFTIKHKENKNFNCTANEVENSKNMNSAGKNIPIYQNSLIIKRDSYYDSANRPNIDSEKCADEVIGYYSKGGSTGKVFTSINRVEKNMNISNFGKNYDKTDESNWSNNIHTNVNVNVNVNTKNTNECCKNEDDWEEEEEHDEEEDTVAAEAAIAVVEKKLTAIGGTGKIFDLKNDYKWNYERLIYPEHINFKRAFFFNFKKDIYIYGAKKNNFIIPDKIFKICNNEIAVINTSGATPQLYIRIYLVHDIYENSLSDIKSYKYNKDKASEELNPTYCNNIYNFKHKNYSTLYEQNDYLKDYTTYNRSIFKGDRKNESVENKCVYILGCKEKRVLDLYRIYKLDLSNFEWEEIKITYNRLLNVSREDFSIIFINNSLYIYGGVILKKNKWVSCDEFWKCNLKKRKWKMLTLREKGGMKKQEKQEMQEMQEMQEMQEMQEKQEQKEQQEKQEKTYDLYYDTNLSSPLNHFISLNNSGNNLGGSTKLDEHNKTGSNYHADRCDENECNDTAKGGSVNQTCRKDQKESIKSNNDGVTKDGKDENSSILMNVRFVERYPSSRACHLCVFYQNKIYIHGGTNLTEEMDDFYFFDMGKKKWFEIIQDGQIYPSKRYGHSGYIIKNKLYIYGGFTKYLSCNVVYNDFFEYDFEKNTWKQIFTVDDLCYLKSELKNEQQIFSRFLQLLVLKNFYKNKLLNRLNSRKKYNDIKKTLPTDDENIKRDTSTNFSNDKDAKVNLGNHEREYVQVQKKEILKKERDYSRKEIYQQKNNFEMYIHHKYDSTFVECKNLPLMEKNNTTISSSINGISESGFFDHSNCTTDGNILNGGNNIFKEKEQVKLKLYDNFLSIKNLGYCDDIIMPYNIFRNKCLYYDSSLYLIGGCGIDNNLHKNTIINIDNFIYYDNFFKIKIDNSYTDFMLHYLFYMDAFFFEFIEKVRIATFKYSGLDQKNEWACYTNDEEEYEDDKNVDKNEDKNVDKNEDKNVDKNEDKNVDKNEDKNEDKNADKKEDKNEDKNADKKEDKNVDKNVDKNADKKEDKNADKKDDENQELYTVHNLTQNDATLKKYDLFRNNSQTEKDTTFFDDIRSNIKMIDDELNDIMFMNITPEKEKDNRENFFNKGNDQNIRKIKEYVSNNNMHKSANKKLGNIFLLAQNKKICELLIFLFDLYDNVYCRGKKVQKVVKINKKKDDIISIQNKNSLRDNLFEKKGTEQNKHIPSYYLLTSKSEIKTKISDTAFSKVEQNGNKPFQFQSSEMDLHKEKNNAFQRYGVGEKNIGSSSNSGSSRSRNNSSNRSSRSNHSNRRSCEHDGKELLKNTLDDATIKQHSEDKRYENENENKNDNVHTNANLRNYVQGNKEYMYINVHSENIRNNSVNYCGNTYNEKDDELFREFKKENNKINCNSVCSGKFYIHDGSYIDDGSYKNSVNYNHNNCTQKNPISYDTNGEIHFRENFRNNYKREKDDIPYESPLVFNNSITREKRCMQNCNIVGLNDETEGLNIIPKNVNFGSEIGSSYNDKKDNDANNNNSNYNNVCNNSFYTSSVHNSSVHNSSVHNSSVHNSSDHNSSGHNSSGHSSNSHNSNGHNSCVHSSSVDNTIYNNFHIKNANFDYYCNNQGDSLNKRNKNDCSYHYNSSNVEDEIIANAEKMNNIDFYNYYENSFRTEEYLSTSQMHLNMEKSIIYNYLENFNELNDEKYAVKMKIRKNDIYKLIYTYTKSVEIQNNIYLRKIEKLEEQVRDLLEENNPIDKYDKIMEKEEEEENEKKKKKMEYYIFNEINFEKLKNEHIYLRKKLQYFYHITNIYGIKIQKQDLYIHILENKYEYLMNCLLKLKYVLLKAGINDDISKFFYEDNFFVHEKNNNNSYNDGNNNVMCTNEYIWGNTTTHQVNCRSYL, encoded by the exons atgaaacacATAGAAAACTATCCCTATGATGAAAATGGCAAAgcacaatatataataaacagcaaaaaaaaaaatgttagtGCAAATAGTTCAAATAGTAATACCATTCATGAAAATTGTtcaaatggaaaaaataataaatctaATATTTTTAGGGATAATggcaaaagaaaaaataaaaatgtccTCGTAGGTAGTGCCTTAATAGCTGATAATCAAAATGAAAGAAGGAAtgttattaatgaaaaaagtaaaatggaaaataataCAATCAATGGGGAATCTACGCCATATATGCAGAAAAACAATTTAATTAACGAGGAGGAAAATGAACCGATCAGTAGACAGCTAAGTTTGGAGGGCCCACATAAATACAGCAGTACCATtagcagtagcagtagcagtaacagtaacagtaacagtaacagtaacagtaacagtaacagtaacagtaacagtaacagtaacagtaacagtaacagtaacagtaacagtagCAGTAACAGTAGCAGTAACAGTAGCAGTAACAGTagcagtaacagtaacatCGGTTTGAATGTTTTACATAATGAGAAATTGAACGAGGTGGAGAAAAGGGCAGATGTATGCGAACTTACAATATTACGAAACCATGAAAATTTAAGTGAATATACAACAATAAATGTCAATGGAGGACTATACAACATGAATGCAGATCATTCCAACAATCTCATGCTAAACCATATCCTTAAGAAATCAAATGGAATAatccataaaaaaaaaaaa tttatttcggatgtaaatgttttaaataatgaagatGAAGAATATATGAGTTGTACTAACATTTCAGAGCACAgtaatatatcaaaaaatagtGTTAATGCTAATTtggatagaaaaaaaagcgaAATGGACTATAGCACACCGCGCATCTTAAATACACCAaacaatagtaatataaaGCGAATGCAAAAAATCCAGgttgatgaaaataaagacAGTGGTaaggataatttttttgaactgacgagaaaaatatatgaggAAATTCCAAAATGCCATTTCGGAcctgaaaaaattaatgaaaaatggaGCGACCGAAGGAATCATAATGCCTTCAATAGCGGATGCACTCAAAAtagaggaaaaaagaaatccaCCACTGACAGTGGTAGTAACAGAAGTGGTAGTAACGGTAGCAGTAGGGGCAGTATTGGTAACAGCAGCGGAAGTGGAAGCCGCGTAAATTACTCTATAAAGAGAAATGCAAAAAACATGCTAATAAGCAACACAGAGGATATAATAATGTGCGTTGATAATGACGTTGCTGGGAAGGGAAGCTTAGGTGTAGTGAATAATGAGGTTGGCAGCACACAGAAGAATAAGTGTGGATTATCTGGAAGTGAAAATGctaataaaaatgagaagTATTACTTAAATCATGATGCTGAGGCAAAAAACAGTATAACCAATAATACGAATAATGACTATCTTTTTGCAACCACAAATAACTTTAGTGATGccatgaacatatatatctgCTCAAATAACAGCATTACAACATATAATAGTAACGTGAACTTTAATGGTAATGCTAGTGATGCCCCATATGAGAATATGCAAACCTTTTATAGAGAAGAAGAACCCCTTTCTAGTTACAGTAGAGACAGAATAAATAATCCTAGTGAGTCTGTCTATAATTCTACtagtaatataaatgataagaGCAAAGATATTAATTACCCAAATCTGAGTAGAGATAAAACAACTAGAACTCCACTGCCCATATGGCAAATGAACTCTGAGTACAATAACAAATTCAATGATATTAAATGCAATAATTTTCAGTCGTTTAGTAGTTcaaatacttttaaaaaatgcaaatCGGATTTATTACAGGTAGGAAATTTACACGTACCTAATCAGTGTAACGTTCAATACAGCGATAATATGAGAACTCAAATTAATCAAAACAATTCTAGAGAAATGGAAACGCAAAAAATGAATGACCATATCGAAACAAAAACAGACAGGGAGAGATACTATATATCAAAACATAATTGTTCAAACAGTACAAAAATAAGAAGGTTAAAagaatttgaaaatttactTTTCGAATTAAATGGAATGAAAACGAACTTGAGTATACATAACGACGTTTATAAAAAGTACATGAATGATGTATTTAAGAAcgataattttgttattaacACCTCAATGGTTAGGAGTAATGAAGATAAAATTGTTGACACAACGTTAGAACGTACTAATGAGGAGAATAACGTAAATGGAGGAATAAATAAAGCAGGAAATAACTATGCAAAGTGCGAATATGATTGGGTACAAAACTTTTTACATGATGATACAAATAGCACAGAagatatgaacaaaaaaaaaaatttcagaaAAAACAGCAATAATGCATATGAAGTGAATTGTACAAATGATGCAAAAGATGCTGATAATATAAATCAAGAAAATTCGAAGATTTGTTCACCTAATTTTAGTGGCATACTAAAGGGTAACAGTGTCATTgatacaaatgaaaaaaaagacatgaaaaataaaaaaaaaaacaatacaaCAAATGGGGAGGGTGTTACATTAACTAAATTGGAAAATCAAGataacataaattatatgaataaggttatcaataaatacataaagcATTCAAATGATTTTAACAATATGAACAgcatgaaaaatataagcgTACATGTACACAATTCCGAAGGTGTTATTATAGGATTACTGGATGACAAAATTGATGCTGTTAGTGTGAAAAACCATGTAAATAATCATTACAATGGAGAACATATTTTCAACGTGAATGAAAACTGTAACTCGTATGATTCGTCCAACAACtgttacaataataatactcCTTCctatgtaaaaaatgaaaataaagagagtaagaaaaatgataaaagtgaaaaaacaaattcgAGCACACGAATTGAAGGAGAAAAAACACCTTTCCATTATCATGAGGAATGGATGAAATTAGTAAAGagagaaaaaacaaaaagtgcAACTAACCAccaaattatatatagaaacgAATATTATAACAGCAGTGAGGGAAATGATAAGAACAACTATATGGgttatgataaaaaaggcagctattcattttttttacacgatgaggaaaaaaaaaaggcatcGCTAAATTATGATTATAACAGCCCTACATTGGAGTGCAAGTGGAGTGGAAGTTTACAAGAAacgaagaaaagaaataatgattGGAAAAAAACAAGCGCGGATATAGGCCCTAAAACGAACAAAGAATTAGGTCCCCAAATCAGCGCAGAATTAGATCCCCAAACCAGCGCAGAATTAGATCCCCAAACTAGCGCAGAATTAAGTCTCAAAACAAGCGCAGAATTAAGTCTCAAAACAAATGCAGATATATGCCCAAATAATGGTGATAACAACgatgataattataacagTCTCACGGGCATTTATGGAAATAACTATATAACAACTGAGAATAAGCATGATAAGGGGGATTTAATTGACTTCAGTTCAGGGAATAACTTGACAAAAGGAGAGGACACAAGAATAGCAGGTGAATTGgtaagaacaaaaaataggGAAAACTGTGGAAATTGTTCaaattattcaaatttttcaaattatttaaattgttcaaatttttcaaattatttaaattgttcAAATTGTTCAAATTGTTCAAACTGTTCAAATTGTCCAAATTGTTCAAATTGTTCAAACTGTTCAAATTGTCCAAATTGTTCAAATTGTCCAAATTGTTCAAATTGTTCAAACTGTTCAAATTGTCCAAATTGTTCAAATTGTCCAAATTGTTCAAATTGTTCAAATTGTTCAAATTGTTCAagttattcaaaatattcaagatattcaaattattcaaactgtttatttacaaattatGGAGGTACCCATATTATGCTAGAACAACAATGTAATGACAAAAAATACATCAGAAATGATTTATATCCTGTAAATATCTCTTTtgagaaaaacaaaaaagagaaatcAACCCCGTCTAGTGAGGTAACTTATTACAGTACCAATAACAGTAGCAATAATAGTAATGCCACCACTGCTACTACTTCCACCACCGCTACTACTTCCACCAATTCTCCTACTACCACCAATGCTCCTACTATCACCAATGCTCCTACTACCACCAATGCTCCTACTACCACCAATGCTCCTACTACCACCAATGCTCCTACTACCACCAATGCTCCTACTATCACCAATGCTCCTACTATCACCAATGCTCCTACTATCACCAATGCTCCTACTACCACCACTGCTATCACTACTTCCACTTCTAACAACAACTGTAATAGGATGGACGTTGGAAAAATCATGTGCAAGAACGaaaattctaatttttatattaatggaaattacaataataacGAAGAGGGACATGGGAAAAATGCAGGTAGTGCAACGAAGTGGACacataatattaatacacTTGGAGGAGGTGttaattttagtaaatgTAATGAACTACAGAATGACGAAAtacactttaaaaaaaaaaggagtgaAGAAAggataagtaaaaatataggtGATCAATTAAGTAGTAGCATTAATTCAGATAGTGAGTTGAACGTGTGCGCGAGAGGCGACAACATGGAGTTTTTCGACAATTCTAATGGTAATAATAGTGGTAGTATTAGCACTACTGGTATATTTGGTAGTAGCAATAATAGAAACAGAAGCAGTAACATCAACAGGAACAGCAGTAGTAATGGTAATAGTAATGGCAGTAATAATGACAGTAGTAATGGCAGTAATAATGACAGTA taataagaaataatgacAGTAATAATGACAGAAATAATGACAGTAATAATGACAGAAATAATGACAGTAATAATGACAGAAATAATGACAGTAATAATGACAGTAATAATGACAGAAATAATGACAGTAGTAATAGCGCCCTTGGTGCTTATAACACGAACGGTGAGCGCACATACCTCTGTACGAACTTTAATAAGTACAACACTACTGATGGAGGGAATGGTGCCAGTcatgaaaataatacatttaatcAACGAGAAATcgataataatagtaatgatGTTAAGAATAATGCAAAATATTCCTTTGGGGATGGTAGCAGTATCAACGGGGTATATAACGCCTTTACAATAAAGCATAAggagaataaaaattttaactgtACTGCTAATGAGGTTGAAAATtcgaaaaatatgaacagtgCAGGTAAAAATATACCAATTTATCAGAATTCTTTAATTATTAAGAGGGATAGTTATTATGACAGTGCAAATAGACCAAATATTGATAGTGAAAAATGCGCTGATGAGGTAATCGGGTACTATAGTAAAGGAGGAAGTACAGGTAAAGTTTTCACTTCAATTAACAGAGTAGAGAAAAACATGAATATCTcaaattttggaaaaaattatgacaAAACGGATGAAAGTAATTGGAGCAATAACATACACACGAATGTGaatgtaaatgtaaatgtaaatacGAAGAACACTAACGAGTGTTGCAAAAATGAGGATGATTGGGAAGAGGAGGAGGAACatgatgaagaagaagaCACAGTAGCAGCAGAAGCAGCAATAGCAGtagtggaaaaaaaattaacagcAATTGGGGGCACAGGTAAAATTTTTGATTTGAAAAATGACTACAAGTGGAACTACGAACGTTTAATATATCCtgaacatataaattttaaaagggCTTTTTTCTTTAACTTTAAAAAggacatatatatttatggggccaaaaagaataattttattattccagataaaatctttaaaatatgtaataacgAAATTGCCGTAATAAATACTAGTGGGGCAACACCTCagttatatattagaatttATCTTGTAcatgatatatatgaaaattcgCTAAGTGATATTAAATcgtacaaatataataaagacAAAGCGAGTGAAGAATTGAATCCTACCtactgtaataatatatataattttaaacataaaaattatagcaCATTATATGAGCAAAATGACTATCTCAAGGATTATACTACATATAATAGAAGTATATTTAAAGGGGATAGAAAGAACGAAAGTGTAGAGAACAAATGTGTATACATTTTGGGATGCAAAGAAAAACGAGTACTTGacttatatagaatatataaactCGATTTAAGTAACTTTGAGTGggaagaaattaaaattacataCAATAGATTATTAAATGTGTCAAGAGAAGATTTctccataatttttattaataactccttgtatatatatggtgGTGtcatattgaaaaaaaataagtggGTAAGTTGTGATGAATTCTGGAAATgcaatttgaaaaaaagaaaatggaaAATGCTTACGCTAAGGGAAAAAGGGGGAATGAAGAAGCAGGAAAAGCAGGAAATGCAGGAAATGCAGGAAATGCAGGAAATGCAGGAAATGCAGGAAAAGCAGGAACAGAAGGAACAGCAGGAAAAGCAGGAAAAAACATACGATTTGTATTATGACACTAACTTGTCATCCCCACTCAATCATTTTATAAGTTTAAACAATTCGGGTAATAATCTCGGTGGAAGTACTAAATTGGACGAACATAATAAAACTGGCAGTAATTATCATGCTGATAGATGTGATGAAAATGAGTGTAATGATACTGCTAAAGGGGGAAGTGTTAATCAGACATGTAGGAAGGACCAAAAAGAAAGTATAAAGAGCAACAACGATGGAGTGACAAAAGATGGTAAGGATGAAAATTCATCCATATTAATGAATGTTCGCTTTGTAGAAAGATATCCATCCAGCAGAGCATGCCATTTGTGTGTTTTCTATCAAAATAAGATTTACATTCATGGAGGTACTAATTTAACAGAAGAAATGGAcgatttttatttctttgatatgggaaaaaaaaaatggtttGAAATAATTCAGGATGGACAAATCTATCCTTCCAAAAGATATGGTCATTCTGGgtatatcataaaaaataaattatatatatatggtggGTTTACGAAATATCTCAGCTGTAATGTTGTATATAATGACTTTTTTGAATatgattttgaaaaaaacacgtggaaacaaatatttacagTGGATGATTTATGCTATTTAAAAAGTGAACTAAAGAATGAACAACAAATTTTTTCCCGATTCCTACAATTACTcgtgttaaaaaatttttataaaaataaattattaaatcgTCTAAACTCCAGGAAGAAATATAAtgacataaaaaaaactcTCCCTACTgatgatgaaaatattaaaagggACACTTCCACCAATTTTAGTAACGATAAAGACGCAAAAGTAAATTTAGGCAATCATGAAAGAGAATATGTTCAagtgcaaaaaaaagaaatactgaaaaaagaaagagacTACAGTAGAAAAGAAATCTATCAACAGAAAAACAACTTcgaaatgtatatacaccATAAGTATGACAGCACGTTCGTCGAATGTAAAAATTTGCCTCTTATggagaaaaataatactacCATTAGCAGCAGCATTAACGGTATTTCTGAATCGGGCTTTTTCGACCATTCTAATTGTACCACTGatggaaatatattaaatgggggtaataatattttcaaagaaaaggaacaagtaaaattaaaactttacgataattttttgtccataaaaaatttaggCTACTGTGATGATATAATAATGCCTTATAACATCTTCAGAAATAAGTGCCTTTATTATGACAGTTCATTATACTTGATTGGTGGATGCGGTATTGACAATAATTTGCACAAAAACACAATCATTAATATAGATAACTTTATCTATTAtgataacttttttaaaattaaaatagacAATTCGTACACAGATTTTATGCtgcattatttattttatatggatgcatttttttttgaatttattgaAAAGGTGAGAATTGCCACGTTTAAATATTCAGGACTGGATCAAAAAAATGAGTGGGCGTGTTACACAAACGATGAGGAGGAATATGAAGACGATAAAAATGtagataaaaatgaagataaaaatgtagataaaaatgaagataaaaatgtagataaaaatgaagataaaaatgtagataaaaatgaagataaaaatgaagataaaaatgcagataaaaaggaagataaaaatgaagataaaaatGCAGATAAAAAGGAAGATAAAAATGTAGATAAAAATGTAGATAAAAATGCAGATAAAAAGGAAGATAAAAATGCAGATAAAAAGGACGACGAAAATCAGGAGTTATACACAGTGCACAATTTAACACAGAATGATGCaactttaaaaaagtatgatTTGTTCAGAAATAATTCTCAAACAGAAAAGGACACCACTTTTTTCGATGACATACgctcaaatataaaaatgattgaTGACGaattaaatgatattatgtttatgaatattacaccagaaaaagaaaaagataatagggaaaacttttttaataaggGAAACGACcaaaatattagaaaaataaaagaatatgtcTCTAATAATAACATGCACAAGTCAGCAAATAAAAAGTTGgggaatatatttttattggctcaaaataaaaaaatatgtgaattgttaatatttttatttgactTATATGACAACGTATATTGCAGGGGTAAAAAGGTGCAAAAGGtcgtaaaaattaataaaaaaaaagatgatatTATAAgcattcaaaataaaaatagtttgCGCGATAATTTATTCGAAAAAAAAGGCACAGAACAAAACAAGCACATTCCTTCGTATTATTTGCTCACAAGTAAAAGTGAAATAAAGACAAAAATAAGTGACACTGCATTTTCAAAAGTAGAACAAAATGGGAACAAGCCTTTTCAATTTCAGTCTAGTGAGATGGATCTTcacaaggaaaaaaataatgcatttCAGAGGTATGGAGTAGGTGAAAAAAACATTGGTAGTAGTAGCAATAGCGGAAGTAGTAGAAGTCGTAACAATAGCAGCAATCGTAGCAGTCGCAGCAATCATAGCAACCGTAGAAGTTGTGAACACGATGGCAAGGAACTACTCAAAAATACTCTTGATGATGCCACGATAAAGCAGCACAGTGAAGACAAAAggtatgaaaatgaaaatgaaaataaaaatgacaaTGTACATACGAACGCTAATTTACGTAATTATGTACAAGgtaataaagaatatatgtatataaacgTACACAGTGAAAACATACGAAATAATAGTGTAAATTATTGTGGTAATAcctataatgaaaaagatgaTGAGCTTTTTCGTGAATTCAAAAAAgagaacaataaaataaattgcaACAGTGTTTGCAGTGGGAAATTTTATATCCATGATGGCAGTTATATCGATGATGGTAGTTATAAGAACAGTGTCAACTATAACCATAACAACTGCACCCAGAAAAACCCCATTTCTTATGATACTAATGGGGAAATTCATTTCAGAGAAAACTTTAGGAACAATTACAAGAGAGAAAAGGATGACATTCCATATGAAAGCCCCTTAGTTTTTAATAACAGCATAACAAGAGAAAAGAGATGTATGCAAAATTGCAATATTGTTGGTTTAAATGATGAAACAGAGGGCCTGAATATTATTccgaaaaatgtaaattttggATCTGAAATAGGGAGCAGTTACAACGATAAAAAGGATAATGACgcgaataataataacagcaaTTATAACAATGTTTGTAATAATAGTTTTTATACCAGTAGTGTTCATAACAGCAGTGTTCATAACAGCAGTGTTCATAACAGCAGTGTTCATAACAGCAGTGATCATAATAGCAGTGGGCATAATAGCAGTGGTCATAGCAGCAATAGTCATAACAGCAATGGTCATAATAGCTGTGTACACAGTAGTAGTGTCGATAACACCATTTATAacaattttcatataaaaaatgcaaattttGATTATTACTGTAATAATCAAGGGGACAGCTTAAacaaaaggaataaaaacgACTGCTCTTACCACTATAACAGCTCCAATGTAGAAGATGAAATAATTGCGAATGCAGAAAAGATGAATAATATAGATTTTTATAACTACTATGAAAATAGTTTTAGAACTGAGGAATACTTGAGTACAAGCCAAATGCATTTAAATATGGAAAAGTCCataatatacaattatttagaaaattttaatgaattaaatgatgaaaaatatgcagttaaaatgaaaataagaaaaaatgatatcTATAAATtgatttatacatatacaaaaagTGTAGagatacaaaataatatatatttaagaaaaattgaaaaattagaAGAACAAGTTAGGGACCTCTTGGAAGAGAATAATCCCATAGacaaatatgataaaataatggaaaaagaagaagaggaagaaaatgaaaaaaaaaaaaaaaaaatggaatattacatatttaatgaaataaattttgaaaaattaaaaaatgaacacatttatttaagaaaaaaattacaatatttttatcatataacaaatatatatggcatcaaaatacaaaaacaagatctatatatacacattcttgaaaataaatatgaatatttaatgaactgtttattgaaattaaaatatgttttattaaaagcAGGTATAAATGATGATATTAGTAAGTTTTTTTAtgaagataatttttttgttcatgaaaaaaataacaataattc